Proteins found in one Pararge aegeria chromosome 12, ilParAegt1.1, whole genome shotgun sequence genomic segment:
- the LOC120628206 gene encoding GAS2-like protein pickled eggs — MASAGAVLLEARPFRPFKSSEEYLYAMKEDLAEWLTVLYPELRINADNFLDRLDTGVALCRHANAVRESARLILDKPAPDSDDAMILARALRTRPAVNMLPAAKAGTFFARDNLSNFIDWCRKALGILECLLFETDDLCLRKNEKHVVLCLLEVARKGAVLGMPAPLLVQMEKQIERELAGEELRPDDSALGLVPSGPQPQLVTNDLRSLDERVRDLVARCSCPTQFPMVRVSEGKYRIGDTRMLIFVRILRSHVMVRVGGGWDTLAHYLDKHDPCRCRAQHRTSLSARLARPKHDLAGATVTYERPDPGPASLPYKDPGPASLQYKEPKTYEPMSLPYTKVYNDEPRSGQYLSSNKLDAPSSLPYMGDLDRAASPSRKHLAPRNHSPARSTRHSSSPDRRTKIVTSNHLVPSPHAIRNKSPRPVSPVPAVESASDNGSEVSDEGYRSLGVVAGSTQGSPSTKTTNRYSLHSQNSMDDADFSERLDQDDGCHIDKSDRVDDYVSLNTGLRKTDFSDTFYGSRKNSADDKSNRASPECIVSHENNDSPSKSLRPARDTTQSPVKTVRSRQVSRIPHSPVRNRTPSRANTPSPKHTANQSSPKLAPKLPPTTRNTWGGRTAPNQAKSKARPTIGTETFENPNKSPKTKAKTVQNDAFKRNSPLRASSATLRSPTHQKQLSPLLEQILRSAESAKDDASVLEKMKEIIRSYSKGEDSVSRTSSKDSDYADFTSAWVMSDGKLERSTSTRQLAAPRKDPRNGASRIPAPVAIGCRRSTSTSQFQ, encoded by the exons CACGCTAATGCCGTCCGGGAATCAGCTCGACTCATCCTCGATAAACCAGCACCAGACTCCGACGACGCGATGATCCTCGCCAGAGCTCTACGCACCAGACCTGCAGTCAACATGCTACCAGCCGCCAAAGCTGGCACATTCTTCGCAAGAGACAATCTATCGAACTTTATCGACTGGTGCAGAAAAGCTTTGGGCATCCTTGAATGTCTTTTGTTTGAAACTGACGATTTATGCCTGCGAAAGAATGAAAAACACGTAGTTTTATGCCTTTTAGAAGTTGCCAGAAAAGGAGCTGTTTTAGGCATGCCTGCTCCGTTATTAGTGCAAATGGAAAAACAGATTGAACGGGAGTTAGCTGGTGAAGAGCTGAGACCAGATGATTCCGCGTTAGGCCTGGTTCCGTCCGGACCTCAGCCACAATTGGTAACCAATGATCTGAGAAGTTTGGATGAGAGAGTCAGAGATTTGGTGGCGAGATGCTCCTGTCCAACCCAGTTCCCGATGGTGAGGGTTTCCGAGGGCAAGTACAGGATTGGTGACACCAGGATGCTGATATTCGTCAGg ATTCTCCGCTCCCACGTCATGGTACGCGTCGGAGGTGGATGGGACACCTTGGCGCACTACTTGGACAAACACGACCCTTGCCGCTGCCGTGCCCAGCACCGAACCTCCCTCTCAGCGCGCTTAGCCCGCCCCAAGCACGACCTAGCCGGCGCCACCGTCACCTACGAACGACCGGACCCTGGCCCAGCTTCTCTCCCATACAAGGACCCTGGCCCAGCCTCTCTCCAATACAAAGAACCTAAAACATACGAGCCGATGTCGCTGCCATACACTAAAGTTTACAATGACGAACCAAGGTCAGGCCAATATTTGTCGAGCAACAAGTTAGACGCGCCAAGCAGTCTGCCTTACATGGGAGATTTAGACAGAGCTGCCTCTCCGAGCAGGAAACATCTCGCCCCAAGGAATCATAGCCCAGCTAGAAGCACCAGGCATTCTTCCTCACCGGATAGAAGAACGAAAATCGTGACTTCGAACCATTTGGTCCCTTCCCCCCACGCGATTAGAAATAAGAGTCCAAGGCCAGTGTCTCCAGTCCCAGCTGTTGAAAGCGCGTCCGATAACGGGTCTGAGGTGTCTGATGAAGGGTACAGGAGTTTAGGCGTTGTGGCAGGGTCCACGCAAGGGTCTCCATCTACGAAGACTACGAACAGATATTCGCTGCACAGTCAAAATTCTATGGACGACGCTGATTTTAGTG AGCGTCTCGATCAAGACGACGGCTGTCACATAGATAAAAGCGACCGCGTCGACGACTACGTCAGCCTCAACACTGGACTGCGCAAGACAGACTTCTCTGACACCTTCTACGGCAGCAGGAAGAATAGCGCAGACGACAAATCCAACCGCGCCAGTCCAGAGTGCATCGTCAGCCACGAAAATAACGATTCGCCGAGCAAAAGCCTCCGACCGGCCAGAGACACCACCCAGTCACCGGTTAAAACGGTTAGGAGTAGGCAAGTTTCAAGAATCCCACATTCCCCCGTCAGGAACAGAACCCCCAGCCGAGCAAACACCCCTAGCCCTAAACACACAGCGAACCAATCCTCGCCGAAACTAGCGCCTAAACTACCCCCAACTACTCGCAACACTTGGGGAGGCAGAACTGCACCAAATCAAGCCAAATCAAAAGCGAGACCAACGATCGGAACAGAAACATTTGAGAATCCAAATAAATCGCCAAAAACGAAAGCAAAAACTGTACAAAATGATGCATTCAAGAGGAATTCTCCTCTCAGAGCCAGCAGTGCTACTTTACGGTCTCCGACGCATCAAAAGCAACTAAGTCCGCTTCTAGAACAAATTTTACGGTCCGCAGAATCCGCGAAGGATGACGCATCAGTCTTAGAAAAGATGAAGGAAATTATCAGATCGTATTCGAAAGGAGAGGATTCTGTATCCAGAACTAGCTCGAAAGACTCTGACTACGCCGACTTTACTTCCGCTTGGGTGATGTCTGATGGAAAATTAGAGAGGTCGACAAGTACGAGGCAGTTGGCTGCACCCAGAAAGGACCCACGAAATGGGGCCAGCAGGATACCAGCTCCAGTTGCTATAGGCTGCCGGAGGTCAACCTCCACCTCCCAATTTCAATGA